TTTTTCGGAGGAGTGAGGCAGAGGGAGTGCAGGGCAGCCACAGACCATTGATGCATAATAAAACCTGGATGCAGAGTTTGAAGTGGAGCCTTGTTCATTCCTGTTAGTTGCTCAGTGGTGCATGAAGCCAAAAAATTACCTGGATGATTTGGCCCATAGAGCAGGATGACTAGTGACCTCCGCTAGCTGATCCAAAATAGTTGAGCACTctaacttgaatggggattaaattatttaattgtGCGGCTCTTCTAGATTTTCCAAATATTATTAGATCTAATagatcaaattctgatagtgaaTTCGGTCATTTTGCAGGGGTTGTGACTCTCAAACTTTTTGCACCCACAAATGAGGTAACTGCAAACCTTTGTGCAAATCTTTTTTATGCACTCGCACATTAGAAATCATTTGTGCAAATCTTTTtcattcacaaaatattcacagCTAAAGATCTCCGTATGGATTCAAAAACTAAATCTAGTTCAGATATTTTTCACACAATTTTATTTGATCAAAACGTTTACACATTAACATATTTGAATGTATTCATACAAAATGTGTACATTCAGATATGGTGATGCATACTACAGTACGTTAGACCCCATTTTCTTTCCATAGAGGTGATGTTAGTTGGTTTTATGTCATGTCAGGATTTGTCATACAGGGCAATTGAGACATACTTTTGTCACACTAAGTTTTTATACCGTTAAAATTGTGGAGTGATTTGTGAATCCTTCCTGGTGATgcatttacatgctgaagtgaAGGTATGACAACCGAACTTTGCCATTCATATGCCACATATGGAATACAAATGATGTACAAATGAACGTCCTGACAGTTGTGTTGAATGGTTTATGAAAATAATTTTGCTGACTTCAGATGGAAATTGTTTTGCTACATGACGGCACACTGTCCTGATGAGGAACGCTGATGAGAAGACGATTACACTTTCTATGGAACAACTGTTATACTTTATCCGTTTGCACCAAAGTATACAGAGGAGGAAATGTTGCAGAGCGGGACAGGGAATGGGCAAGAAGAGGAGACACTGACGCTATTGCATTAACCAGAACGCCAGCCTCTTGAATGCACAGACTGCAGCAGTGGTGTACATTGCCAAACAATTCAAACATAATAGTGTTTTTTTCAGCCATGAATGGGATATTTTGGAAACGCTGTTATAGCGAGGTGGCGCTACAGTGGATGAGTCTTTTGAGGGTCAATGCATCCTGATTTCAGCGTTCTCCTGCAAATATGCTATAAAGTTGATGATTGAGTTGTGCGTGCTTTGTAGCTTGTATTGTTTGTCAGAAACATGGTGTTCTTCATGGAGCAGAGACTGTCCAATCAGAACTACTCGTAGGTGGAAAATCTACAATCGTGGACGTGTTTTGGCGAGTGGAGCACATTAACATTAAATTTGAAAATTCTATTTTGGCAAAAATATTAATCTAAAATCAGGACTCATGCTTTGGGAAATGAcggataatatatatatatatatatatatatatatatatatatatatatatatatatatatgaataaaccaacattaaaaaatTCAAACCATTATtacatgtttcttttttgttttttttttgatatatatatatatatatatatatatatatatatataatccgtCATTTCCCAAAGCATGAGTCCTGATTTTAGATTAATATTTTTGCCCAATTggaatttttatatatatatatatctcaaaaaCATGTAATAATGGTTTGAATTTTTTAATGTTGGTGGTTTTTGGCTAGTGGTTCTGTTGAATGACAAATTTGAAGATGCTTTAGTTGGATTGTAGCTGGTGCTGATGTAGCGAATGCAAATGCCTTGTAGATATTGTGCCATGACAACGGTGACATTGTCCTTGCTGTATAGTAGCTGGGTCCCAGTTGAACTGCCTTCTTCCAAGTCTGCATTTTAAGACCTATTTTATGATGGATCAACAGCGCTGTCCCATTCAGAAGGCCCCTCCAAATACACTGGGAAAATAGTTTACCCTGTTGTGATCACTGTGTTGGCTGAATAAGTGAAAATAGTTGCTGGTAAACTTGAATGTTTCGGACCTACAATTGTGATGCACTACACCTGGATGCAGCATTAATGTTGGGAGGGTCATAAACGTAAAATGATGGTTATGGTGAGTCACTGTGGGCTGTCACATTCTGGGAGGTGACACATTTTCAGTCCATTAGCCTTCAGCCTGGCAAAGGCAACACGTCAATCAGCTATGTTTGATTAAACAAGTGGCCTTCATCACATTTTATTTGCAAGATGAATATTTGTGATCCAGTCAGGCCAGTAGGGGTTTTCAGATCAACTTATATTTGACTGCTCTAGTTGAATCATACATGATGAATTGGAATAGTTAACCTATGGGGTGGTTGATTAAAATGGTCTGATAAAACAAATATAGGGGAAAAAGGTTGCTTATTGTGCCAGATAGAGTTGATATTGTGAGTTAGGACGTTCAACTCTGGAGCGTGAGCTACAGTCTCTGTTAAATTGTTCTGTTCACGCAAATTTAAATTTCATATCCATCTTAAAAGCGGCTGTTGTTGACATTGATCGTAATGGTGTCCCTTGTCTCTGATGTCCTTTGTCTCACATTGCTATTCCAGTTCAGTTGTTATATTGGACTGCCAGGAAATTGACGCTGGGCTAGTAAAGCTCCGTTGGCAATAATGCTATTCTATACCCTTTTGTCTGCAGGTGCTGTTGTTTGTACTTCAGCATGGCGGTCGTCATCCGTTTACAGGGACTAAGAGTCACAGCAGGTTCGGAGGATATTCGCAAGTTCTTCGCTGGCCTCAAAATTCCAGATGGAGGGGTGCATATAATTGGTGGGGAGCTTGAGGAAGCTTTCATTATCTTTGCTTCCGATGAAGATGCAAGAAGAGCCATGACACAGTCAGGAGGTTGCATTAAGGGTTCACCTGTTCAATTGCTACTAAGTAGTAAAACAGAGATGCAGAACATGCTTGAAAGAAGTACAACAAATGTAGAGCTAGATGAACGGAGACGACTTGAGGAGAATGCAAGACGTGCTAGAAGATCTGTGGATCCTGAGGTGGTCAGGAGATCGGCTAGCAGATCAGATTATTCCCCTCCCCCCCATCACCAGAGGGCTTCAAACACTAATGATGactttgtgcatgtgtttctAAATGGAATGCCTTTCTCTGTGACTGAAGAGGAAGTCCGTGACTTTTTCTTTGGTTTACTTATTGATGATATGGTCTTATTGAAAAATGCACAGGGTGCCAACAATGGGAAAGGTATCGTCAAATTTGCAACAAGAGAGGATGCACACGAAGCCCTGAAGAGGGATAGGAAATACATTGGGTCAAGGTATGTGGAGGTTTCCACAACGACAGCAGACTTTTGGCATCGGGCTACTGGTAAAGAGTCAATGGCTGTCAACAACTTTGAAAGGGATAGATCACCTGTTCGCCATCAGAGGAATCCACATCATGTCAGGTCACAATCTCCTTTGAGGCCGGTTTCTTCCGACGATGAGTACTGCGTTTTGATGGAAAATCTGTCCTTTGCAGTGGAAAAAGAAGACATAAAAAAGCTTTTTCGTAATGCAAAGCTTGAGGATGACCAGATCCTACACTTAATTGGCAGTGATGGGAGAAGAACTAGATCTGCATTTGTGCTGTTTAAGAGTCTGCGTGACTATTGTGATGCCTTGACTCCTGAAAAAAGGCAGTTTTTCAACCGATGGATTTCTACCCGGCCAATCTCGAGAGAGAAAATGATCACCCTTCTGGAAGCTCAGAGCATGGATGTTGGACCTTCTGAAAACTCTGAAATGTTTCAGGAGAGGCCTCCATCTTACCCCAGTGATCCTTATGACTCAGAAaaaatttgtgtgtttgtgcggaACCTGCCATTTGACGTACGG
The DNA window shown above is from Perca fluviatilis chromosome 7, GENO_Pfluv_1.0, whole genome shotgun sequence and carries:
- the rbm12bb gene encoding RNA binding motif protein 12Bb, with product MAVVIRLQGLRVTAGSEDIRKFFAGLKIPDGGVHIIGGELEEAFIIFASDEDARRAMTQSGGCIKGSPVQLLLSSKTEMQNMLERSTTNVELDERRRLEENARRARRSVDPEVVRRSASRSDYSPPPHHQRASNTNDDFVHVFLNGMPFSVTEEEVRDFFFGLLIDDMVLLKNAQGANNGKGIVKFATREDAHEALKRDRKYIGSRYVEVSTTTADFWHRATGKESMAVNNFERDRSPVRHQRNPHHVRSQSPLRPVSSDDEYCVLMENLSFAVEKEDIKKLFRNAKLEDDQILHLIGSDGRRTRSAFVLFKSLRDYCDALTPEKRQFFNRWISTRPISREKMITLLEAQSMDVGPSENSEMFQERPPSYPSDPYDSEKICVFVRNLPFDVRKVEIMDFFLGFNITEDKVFVLRDHNGAGVGKALVLFRSEAEAMSALSLNGQRFLGSEVTLKCISRSQMRQLGVEPPVVQEPIVQEPMPREERYSGRRSEASYRLGDTEYPDFRISRDGNIPMTNAQAHIHGGRDYEPHAGGPHAPQDRGNGFRGGFGPSVQHFDGPTCVKLLNLPFQIRSEEIYDFCYGFRIIPGSVSLQYDQRGKSKGSATAVFESRQEALTAVEELSGRPIGPRKIQLLLE